From one Halosimplex rubrum genomic stretch:
- a CDS encoding NAD(P)/FAD-dependent oxidoreductase: protein MTDVAVVGGGPAGLSAALFTAKNGLDTVVFDTDKTWMHKAHLFNYLGIESEDGTAFLEDARDQVDSFGVDRRQGEEVETVEQDGDGFRVVTGEDDLTADYLVLATGANRGLAEGLGCEFTDEDVVDVGVAMETSIEDAYATGAMVRAEEWQAVISAGDGAAAALNILSKEKGEHFHDFDVPADAE from the coding sequence ATGACAGATGTAGCTGTCGTCGGCGGCGGTCCCGCCGGCCTGAGCGCCGCACTGTTCACCGCGAAGAACGGCCTCGACACCGTCGTCTTCGACACGGACAAGACGTGGATGCACAAGGCCCACCTGTTCAACTACCTCGGTATCGAGAGCGAGGACGGGACGGCGTTCCTCGAAGACGCCCGCGATCAGGTCGATAGCTTCGGCGTCGACCGCCGGCAGGGCGAGGAGGTCGAAACCGTCGAGCAGGACGGCGACGGCTTCCGCGTCGTCACCGGCGAGGACGACCTGACCGCCGACTACCTCGTCCTCGCCACGGGCGCGAACCGCGGCCTGGCCGAGGGTCTGGGCTGCGAGTTCACCGACGAGGACGTCGTCGACGTGGGCGTCGCGATGGAGACGTCGATCGAGGACGCCTACGCTACCGGCGCGATGGTCCGCGCCGAGGAGTGGCAGGCCGTCATCTCGGCCGGCGACGGCGCCGCCGCAGCGCTGAACATCCTCAGCAAGGAGAAAGGCGAACACTTCCACGACTTCGACGTGCCCGCCGACGCGGAGTAG
- a CDS encoding chemotaxis protein CheC gives MDYEVDVRKLELFNDMAKEGATTVSEHLNQLSGLHTEIEVSKINFLDMADVRTHLGEREQVGIYVELTEAPYGYILFMLEPEGSKRLAQGMVGDMGGGEATDGLFTDLERSAMQEIGNIMTSGFIDGWANVLDTTIDMSTPSFIFGPASDIVDEMGGWPDEEIAFVVDSHIVASDADVEVTVYTFPQLADLVRLIQRIDVSTDVDTDTAASDVL, from the coding sequence ATGGATTACGAGGTCGACGTGCGGAAACTGGAGCTTTTCAACGATATGGCCAAGGAGGGAGCCACGACCGTCTCCGAGCACCTCAACCAGCTTTCGGGCCTCCACACCGAGATCGAGGTCTCGAAGATCAACTTCCTCGACATGGCCGACGTGCGCACTCATCTCGGCGAACGCGAGCAGGTCGGGATCTACGTCGAACTCACCGAAGCGCCCTACGGCTACATCCTGTTCATGCTCGAACCCGAGGGAAGCAAGCGCCTCGCCCAGGGGATGGTCGGCGACATGGGCGGCGGCGAGGCCACCGACGGCCTGTTCACCGACCTCGAACGGTCGGCGATGCAGGAGATCGGCAACATCATGACGAGCGGGTTCATCGACGGCTGGGCGAACGTCCTCGACACGACCATCGACATGTCGACGCCCTCCTTCATCTTCGGTCCCGCCAGCGACATCGTCGACGAGATGGGCGGCTGGCCCGACGAGGAGATCGCCTTCGTCGTCGATTCGCACATCGTCGCCAGCGACGCCGACGTGGAGGTCACCGTCTACACGTTCCCGCAGCTGGCCGACCTGGTCCGGCTGATCCAGCGCATCGACGTGTCCACCGATGTCGACACCGACACCGCCGCGTCCGACGTGCTCTGA
- a CDS encoding MaoC family dehydratase, giving the protein MPGRYYEAFDVGETIGHDKRRTISEADNQRFCDLTMNQQPLHLDAAFAADTQFGERVVNGLYTMSLAVGLSIPETTDGTVVANLSYDDVEHPAPVFHGDTIRAESTVTDKRETSDGERGVVTMHVEAYRVEDGADTLVCAFDRTVLAEKRPGE; this is encoded by the coding sequence ATGCCCGGGCGCTACTACGAGGCGTTCGACGTGGGCGAGACGATCGGCCACGACAAGCGCCGCACGATATCGGAGGCGGACAACCAGCGCTTTTGCGACCTGACGATGAACCAGCAGCCGCTGCACCTAGACGCCGCGTTCGCCGCGGACACGCAGTTCGGCGAGCGCGTCGTCAACGGCCTCTACACGATGAGCCTCGCGGTCGGGCTGTCGATCCCGGAGACGACCGACGGGACCGTCGTCGCGAACCTCTCGTACGACGACGTGGAGCACCCGGCGCCGGTGTTCCACGGGGACACGATCCGGGCCGAATCGACGGTGACCGACAAGCGCGAGACGAGCGACGGCGAGCGCGGCGTCGTGACGATGCACGTCGAGGCCTACCGCGTCGAGGACGGCGCGGACACGCTGGTCTGTGCGTTCGACCGGACGGTGCTGGCGGAGAAGCGACCCGGGGAGTGA
- a CDS encoding DUF5658 family protein, whose protein sequence is MPLVTTDPTAIDSSALDEYLGTVPGSVSDLELLLWVLVCWALVLDIVLTAYGLSIGLVERNPLMRQALETFGLAALGFAKAGAVAVALVFRFLWPEYAIVAPLGLAVPWVLAVLANAALLASL, encoded by the coding sequence ATGCCGCTCGTCACGACCGATCCGACCGCCATCGACTCGTCGGCCCTCGACGAGTACCTCGGCACCGTCCCGGGTTCCGTGTCCGACCTGGAACTGCTGCTGTGGGTACTCGTCTGCTGGGCGCTGGTGCTCGATATCGTCCTCACCGCGTACGGCCTCTCGATCGGTCTCGTCGAGCGCAACCCGCTCATGCGACAGGCGCTCGAGACGTTCGGCCTGGCGGCGCTCGGTTTCGCGAAGGCCGGCGCCGTCGCCGTCGCGCTCGTCTTCCGCTTTCTCTGGCCCGAATACGCCATCGTCGCGCCGCTGGGCCTCGCCGTTCCCTGGGTGCTCGCCGTGCTCGCCAACGCCGCGCTCCTGGCGTCGCTGTGA
- a CDS encoding DUF371 domain-containing protein, with amino-acid sequence MSDDAATDAPTTEGSTDGAELVEVVRARGHENVSAEHVSTLEFTSDDFLTPAGDCILAIEADRVPADFDDAFVDACRAHGATITATIEAAGHTHEVTGRGHPDFSFENERSHVIRTSDYVDDRTVIVGASGAAADVDRELVAALADGADATLTLEVEPA; translated from the coding sequence ATGAGCGACGACGCCGCGACCGACGCGCCCACGACCGAGGGATCCACCGACGGCGCGGAACTCGTCGAGGTCGTCCGCGCCCGCGGGCACGAGAACGTCTCCGCCGAACACGTCAGCACGCTGGAGTTCACCAGCGACGACTTCCTCACCCCCGCCGGTGACTGCATCCTCGCGATCGAGGCCGACCGCGTCCCCGCCGACTTCGACGACGCGTTCGTCGACGCCTGCCGGGCCCACGGCGCGACGATCACGGCGACGATCGAAGCGGCGGGCCACACCCACGAGGTGACGGGTCGGGGCCACCCCGACTTCTCCTTCGAGAACGAGCGCAGCCACGTGATCCGGACGAGCGACTACGTCGACGACCGCACGGTGATAGTCGGCGCCTCTGGCGCCGCGGCCGACGTGGACCGCGAACTGGTCGCCGCGCTGGCCGACGGCGCCGACGCGACGCTCACCCTCGAAGTCGAGCCGGCCTGA
- a CDS encoding 5-formyltetrahydrofolate cyclo-ligase: MSPDKESLRRTVWDHLEDSGEARFPFPPHGRIPNFAGADRAAERLAGLPEWTEAARLKANPDAPQLPARRAALAAGKTVFMAVPRLRDERCFYRLDPAELAEPDAAATVSGVADHAQQVGPDAVGRIDLVLVGSVAVSPSGARVGKGEGYSDLEFAVLSELGLVDAETTVVTTVHESQVREGIDPDAHDVPVDVVVTPERTIRTDSPFERPDGIDWTALDDDRVNEIPVLERFRPG; this comes from the coding sequence ATGAGCCCCGACAAGGAGTCGCTCCGCCGGACCGTCTGGGACCACCTCGAAGACAGCGGCGAAGCCCGCTTCCCCTTCCCGCCCCACGGCCGCATCCCCAACTTCGCCGGCGCCGACCGGGCCGCCGAACGACTGGCCGGCCTGCCCGAGTGGACCGAGGCCGCGCGGCTCAAGGCCAACCCCGACGCTCCCCAGCTGCCGGCCCGCCGGGCCGCCCTCGCCGCCGGCAAGACCGTCTTCATGGCGGTCCCGCGCCTGCGCGACGAACGCTGTTTCTATCGCCTCGACCCCGCCGAACTCGCCGAGCCGGACGCCGCCGCCACCGTCTCCGGCGTCGCCGACCACGCCCAGCAGGTCGGGCCCGACGCAGTCGGACGGATCGACCTCGTCCTCGTCGGGAGCGTCGCCGTCTCGCCGTCGGGCGCCCGCGTCGGCAAGGGGGAGGGCTACAGCGACCTCGAGTTCGCCGTCCTCTCCGAACTGGGCCTCGTCGACGCCGAGACCACCGTCGTCACGACCGTCCACGAGTCGCAGGTCCGCGAGGGGATCGACCCCGACGCCCACGACGTGCCCGTCGACGTCGTCGTCACCCCCGAGCGGACGATCCGGACCGATTCGCCGTTCGAGCGGCCGGACGGCATCGACTGGACGGCGCTCGACGACGACCGGGTCAACGAGATTCCGGTGCTGGAACGGTTCCGACCCGGTTAG
- a CDS encoding glycoside hydrolase family 2 protein: MPSKWSGAAVDPGGGKPTPGAWQSVEVPGRPAAFAGEDRVAYRTVFDDPRDPDDDLGLLELRGCYAAAEVWLNDELVAESDAVFEPVRVPFEPDAENELVVECRAPEGRFGGIHDTDRVPAERSVPGIWWGVDVTGQPDPFVVDVDLQPRRTDDGAAIDAAVEVYAGEPLDDRLTLTTKPAGDRRGRGMMDRASVSAAAGERAVVEKSIDVRDPSLWWPRGMGRQHRYEVRAKLDDAARTSATGIATVEGTDEGGLRVNGEDVPVRGVALADAAVADAERAVEVNANLVRAHAHALPEAVYDACDEAGLLVWQDLPLTGPGVFDIARGKEVAGRLVDTYAHHPSLAAVGVHDEPTDTFAERVGSGLVDRLRFRYRVWRSDYDRGAAEEVAEAVPDGVAVYPVVGEPGTGPDAAALYPGWDYGGVDDLDWVRERYDLGGAVGEFGAGSLPEGVDPAEADDDGGPDLAGFDRAKHDAVVGSDDPAASQAYQAELVRGIAERLRTDGAPVVVANALRDAGDAGMGVYARDGTPKEAVDSLAAAFEPVRAFLVGASAGECDVVVANDAPEAISGTVRWTAGEETGEVEATVDAGARSVVETVSVPKSASSVDLALRVGDASVENIYRF; this comes from the coding sequence ATGCCGAGCAAGTGGAGCGGTGCGGCGGTCGACCCCGGCGGCGGCAAGCCGACGCCCGGGGCGTGGCAGTCGGTCGAGGTCCCCGGCCGCCCGGCCGCGTTCGCCGGCGAGGACCGGGTCGCCTACCGGACCGTCTTCGACGACCCGCGCGACCCCGACGACGACCTGGGGCTGCTGGAGCTACGCGGGTGCTACGCCGCCGCCGAGGTGTGGCTCAACGACGAGCTGGTCGCCGAGTCCGACGCCGTCTTCGAGCCCGTCCGCGTGCCTTTCGAGCCCGACGCCGAGAACGAACTCGTCGTCGAGTGCCGGGCGCCCGAGGGTCGGTTCGGCGGGATCCACGACACCGACCGGGTCCCCGCCGAGCGGTCCGTGCCGGGGATCTGGTGGGGCGTCGACGTGACCGGGCAACCCGACCCGTTCGTCGTTGACGTGGACCTGCAGCCGCGGCGGACCGACGATGGAGCGGCCATCGACGCCGCCGTCGAGGTGTACGCCGGCGAACCGCTGGACGACCGGCTGACGCTCACTACGAAGCCCGCCGGCGACCGTCGCGGGCGCGGGATGATGGACCGCGCGAGCGTCTCGGCGGCGGCCGGCGAGCGCGCTGTCGTCGAGAAGTCGATCGATGTCCGGGACCCGTCGCTGTGGTGGCCCCGCGGGATGGGGCGCCAGCACCGCTACGAGGTTCGCGCGAAGCTCGACGACGCCGCCCGGACGAGTGCGACCGGCATCGCGACCGTCGAGGGGACCGACGAGGGCGGGCTGCGCGTCAACGGCGAGGACGTGCCCGTCCGCGGCGTCGCGCTGGCGGACGCGGCGGTCGCGGACGCCGAACGGGCGGTCGAGGTGAACGCGAACCTCGTCCGGGCGCACGCCCACGCGTTGCCCGAGGCGGTCTACGACGCCTGCGACGAGGCGGGCCTGCTCGTCTGGCAGGACCTGCCGCTGACCGGCCCCGGCGTGTTCGACATCGCGCGCGGCAAAGAGGTGGCGGGGCGGCTCGTCGACACGTACGCCCACCACCCGAGCCTCGCGGCGGTGGGCGTCCACGACGAGCCCACCGACACGTTCGCCGAGCGCGTCGGCTCCGGGCTGGTCGACCGGCTGCGCTTCCGCTATCGCGTCTGGCGGAGCGACTACGACCGCGGCGCCGCCGAGGAAGTCGCCGAGGCCGTCCCCGACGGCGTCGCGGTGTATCCGGTGGTCGGCGAGCCCGGTACCGGCCCCGACGCGGCGGCACTCTATCCGGGGTGGGACTACGGCGGCGTCGACGACCTCGACTGGGTGCGCGAGCGCTACGACCTCGGCGGCGCGGTCGGTGAGTTCGGCGCGGGGTCGCTCCCCGAGGGCGTCGACCCGGCCGAGGCGGACGACGACGGCGGTCCCGACCTCGCGGGCTTCGACCGGGCGAAACACGACGCCGTCGTCGGCAGCGACGACCCAGCGGCCTCGCAGGCCTACCAGGCCGAACTGGTCCGGGGGATCGCCGAGCGGCTACGGACCGACGGTGCGCCGGTCGTCGTCGCGAACGCGCTCCGGGACGCCGGCGACGCCGGGATGGGCGTCTACGCCCGCGACGGGACGCCGAAGGAAGCGGTCGACAGCCTCGCGGCGGCGTTCGAGCCGGTCCGGGCGTTCCTCGTGGGCGCCTCGGCCGGCGAGTGCGACGTGGTCGTCGCCAACGACGCCCCAGAGGCCATCTCGGGGACGGTCCGCTGGACGGCCGGCGAGGAGACCGGCGAGGTCGAAGCCACCGTCGACGCGGGCGCACGGTCCGTCGTCGAGACCGTCTCCGTCCCGAAGTCCGCCTCGTCGGTCGACCTCGCGCTCCGGGTCGGCGACGCCAGCGTCGAAAACATCTATCGTTTCTGA
- a CDS encoding coiled-coil protein, translated as MADSIDESKNVSVTDDDLENKSKGELIKLAGQLRDRRNDLNQMASERASDRDDLNAKTREKVDEAQEHREQRDELNQQVQEHKEKRNELNAEANELFDEVEDQRDELELDEGKDIEQLEDEIEDLEFKQQTEVLSAEDERELIEKIEEKREKLAEKKEKLNQGGDLEEIKEEAEEIRSEASKHHQKVTELADEAQEHHNQMIEAYREADDIRDEADEMHEKFVEAQEAADQHHEDFVRVQKRLRELDKKEEEEEREARQEKEEAAREEAEEIYQKFKEGETLDTEDLMKLQKTGLL; from the coding sequence ATGGCAGACTCGATAGACGAATCCAAGAACGTATCGGTGACAGACGACGACCTCGAGAACAAATCCAAGGGCGAGCTCATCAAGCTCGCCGGGCAGCTTCGGGATCGACGCAACGATCTCAACCAGATGGCCTCCGAGCGCGCCTCCGACCGCGACGACCTGAACGCGAAGACTCGCGAGAAGGTCGACGAGGCTCAGGAGCACCGCGAGCAGCGCGACGAGCTCAACCAGCAGGTCCAAGAGCACAAGGAGAAGCGCAACGAGCTCAACGCCGAGGCCAACGAGCTGTTCGACGAGGTCGAGGACCAGCGCGACGAGCTCGAGCTCGACGAGGGCAAGGACATCGAGCAGCTCGAAGACGAGATCGAGGACCTCGAGTTCAAACAGCAGACGGAGGTCCTCTCGGCCGAGGACGAGCGCGAACTCATCGAGAAGATCGAGGAGAAGCGCGAGAAGCTCGCCGAGAAGAAGGAGAAGCTCAACCAGGGGGGCGACCTCGAGGAGATCAAGGAGGAAGCCGAGGAGATCCGCTCTGAGGCCTCCAAGCACCACCAGAAGGTGACCGAGCTGGCCGACGAGGCTCAGGAGCACCACAACCAGATGATCGAGGCCTACCGCGAGGCCGACGACATCCGCGACGAGGCCGACGAGATGCACGAGAAGTTCGTGGAGGCCCAGGAAGCGGCCGACCAGCACCACGAGGACTTCGTGCGCGTCCAGAAGCGCCTACGCGAGCTCGACAAGAAAGAAGAGGAAGAGGAGCGCGAGGCCCGCCAGGAGAAAGAGGAGGCCGCCCGCGAGGAGGCCGAGGAGATCTACCAGAAGTTCAAGGAAGGCGAGACTCTCGACACCGAGGACCTGATGAAGCTCCAGAAGACGGGGCTGCTCTAA
- a CDS encoding SRPBCC family protein, which translates to MPVYEREVVVDAPFDEVWEFHSGASGLEALTPDWMNLRIESSVGPDGEPDPDVLEAGSRVESTVAPFGVAPRQRWVSAIVARAEGDGEAFFRDEMRQGPFPEWVHTHSFEAVDGGPESETSGTSSERRSDGGTRVHDHVEYELPVVRGLFGPLGWVGFEPMFRYRHRKTKELLE; encoded by the coding sequence ATGCCGGTCTACGAGCGCGAAGTCGTCGTCGACGCGCCGTTCGACGAGGTATGGGAGTTTCACTCGGGGGCGTCGGGACTCGAAGCGTTGACCCCCGACTGGATGAACCTCCGGATCGAGTCGTCGGTCGGTCCCGACGGCGAGCCCGACCCGGACGTGCTGGAAGCGGGGTCGAGAGTCGAGTCGACGGTCGCCCCGTTCGGCGTCGCGCCGCGCCAGCGGTGGGTCTCGGCCATCGTCGCCCGCGCGGAGGGCGACGGGGAGGCATTCTTCCGCGACGAGATGCGACAGGGACCGTTCCCGGAGTGGGTCCACACCCACTCCTTCGAGGCGGTCGACGGCGGTCCCGAGAGCGAAACGAGCGGGACCTCGTCGGAGCGGCGCTCCGACGGCGGCACCCGCGTCCACGACCACGTCGAGTACGAACTCCCCGTCGTCCGCGGGCTGTTCGGCCCGCTCGGGTGGGTCGGCTTCGAGCCGATGTTCCGGTATCGCCACCGGAAGACGAAGGAACTGCTCGAATAG
- a CDS encoding Glu/Leu/Phe/Val family dehydrogenase has product MSEDINPFESLREQVDDAAAHLDVDAGTLERIKRPERVLETNLAVELGDGSTEVFRAYRSQFNGARGPYKGGIRYHPEVSRAEVKALSGWMAYKCAVVDIPYGGGKGGIVVDPDDYSEAELERLTRAFATELRPIVGEDRDIPAPDVNTGQREMNWIKDTYETLENTTEPGVVTGKAPDSGGSAGRVEATGRSVMLTAREAFDYLDRDVDGATVAVQGYGNAGSVAAKLLADLGASVVAVSDSSGAAYDPDGLDTRAVKERKDETGDMVDYDAPEIITNEELLTLDVDLLVPAALENAVDGDLAADVQADVIVEAANGPLTPDADDVLTERDVHVFPDILANAGGVTVSYFEWVQNRQRFYWSEQRVNDELETVIVDAFDRLASTYEDRELPNFRTAAYVVAIERVLRASEQGGIWP; this is encoded by the coding sequence ATGTCAGAGGATATCAATCCCTTCGAGAGCCTTCGGGAGCAGGTCGACGACGCGGCCGCACACCTCGACGTCGACGCCGGCACGCTCGAACGGATCAAGCGCCCCGAGCGGGTCCTGGAGACGAACCTCGCCGTCGAGCTGGGCGACGGCTCGACCGAGGTGTTCCGCGCCTACCGCTCGCAGTTCAACGGCGCCCGCGGTCCCTACAAGGGCGGCATCCGCTATCACCCGGAAGTCTCCCGCGCCGAGGTCAAGGCGCTGTCGGGCTGGATGGCCTACAAGTGCGCCGTCGTCGACATCCCCTACGGCGGCGGCAAGGGCGGGATCGTCGTCGACCCCGACGACTACTCCGAGGCCGAACTCGAACGGCTCACGCGTGCGTTCGCTACCGAACTGCGCCCGATCGTCGGCGAGGACAGGGACATCCCCGCACCGGACGTGAACACGGGCCAGCGCGAGATGAACTGGATCAAGGACACCTACGAGACCCTGGAGAACACGACCGAGCCGGGCGTCGTCACCGGCAAGGCTCCCGACAGCGGTGGGTCGGCGGGCCGCGTCGAGGCGACCGGCCGGTCGGTGATGCTCACGGCGCGGGAGGCGTTCGACTACCTCGACAGAGATGTCGATGGCGCGACCGTCGCCGTCCAGGGCTACGGCAACGCGGGGTCGGTGGCGGCGAAACTGCTGGCTGATCTGGGCGCGAGCGTCGTCGCCGTCTCGGACTCCTCCGGTGCGGCGTACGACCCCGACGGCCTCGACACGCGGGCGGTCAAAGAGCGCAAGGACGAGACCGGCGACATGGTCGACTACGACGCCCCCGAGATCATCACCAACGAGGAGCTGCTGACGCTGGACGTGGACCTGCTCGTGCCGGCGGCCCTGGAGAACGCCGTCGACGGCGACCTGGCCGCGGACGTGCAGGCCGACGTGATCGTCGAGGCCGCCAACGGGCCGCTGACGCCCGACGCCGACGACGTGCTGACCGAGCGTGACGTACACGTCTTCCCCGACATCCTCGCCAACGCCGGCGGCGTCACGGTCTCGTATTTCGAGTGGGTGCAGAACCGCCAGCGGTTCTACTGGTCGGAACAGCGCGTCAACGACGAACTGGAGACGGTGATCGTCGACGCCTTCGACCGGCTCGCGTCGACCTACGAGGACCGCGAACTGCCGAACTTCCGCACGGCCGCCTACGTCGTCGCCATCGAGCGCGTGCTGCGCGCCAGCGAACAGGGCGGTATCTGGCCCTGA
- a CDS encoding HpcH/HpaI aldolase/citrate lyase family protein — MARRSVLFAPGDRPELLRKAPTTGADTAVFDLEDAVAPERKTEAGAAVREALADLDADCEVCVRVRPPGRGAAADLDAVLDSGGRSPPSSAAKPHDGDARTGLDGLVLPKAESADDVTDLADLAAERDADLPVLALVETAAGVLHAEAIAAAEPTAALIFGAEDLAADIGATRTEEGTEVLHAREHVVLAAAAAGVDAVDTLYTDFEDEAGLRADTEFALELGYDGKLAIHPSQVGPINETFTPDPDRVEWAERVLAARDEGGAEGRGVFAVDGEMVDAPLVAQAERVMERARAAGSAEDAVDRDG; from the coding sequence ATGGCACGCCGGAGCGTCCTGTTCGCACCGGGCGACCGCCCCGAGCTGCTACGCAAGGCACCGACGACCGGCGCCGACACCGCCGTCTTCGACCTCGAAGACGCGGTCGCGCCGGAACGGAAGACGGAGGCCGGCGCGGCCGTGAGGGAGGCCCTCGCGGACCTCGACGCCGACTGCGAGGTGTGCGTTCGCGTCCGACCCCCGGGGCGGGGCGCGGCCGCCGACCTCGATGCGGTACTCGACAGCGGGGGACGGAGTCCCCCGAGCAGTGCGGCGAAGCCGCACGACGGGGACGCGCGGACCGGGCTCGACGGGCTCGTCCTCCCGAAGGCCGAGTCGGCCGACGACGTGACCGATCTGGCCGACCTGGCGGCCGAGCGCGACGCCGACCTGCCGGTCCTGGCGCTGGTCGAGACGGCCGCCGGAGTCCTGCACGCCGAGGCGATCGCTGCGGCCGAGCCGACGGCCGCGCTGATATTCGGCGCCGAGGACCTGGCGGCCGACATCGGGGCGACCCGGACCGAGGAGGGGACGGAAGTCCTTCACGCGCGCGAGCACGTCGTCCTCGCGGCGGCCGCCGCGGGCGTCGACGCCGTCGACACGCTCTACACCGACTTCGAGGACGAGGCCGGCCTGCGCGCGGACACCGAGTTCGCGCTCGAACTCGGCTACGACGGGAAGCTGGCGATCCACCCCTCGCAGGTCGGGCCGATCAACGAGACGTTCACGCCGGACCCCGACCGGGTCGAGTGGGCCGAGCGGGTACTGGCGGCCCGCGACGAGGGCGGCGCGGAGGGGCGGGGCGTGTTCGCCGTCGACGGCGAGATGGTCGACGCGCCGCTGGTCGCGCAGGCCGAACGGGTGATGGAACGGGCGCGAGCGGCCGGGAGCGCCGAGGACGCGGTCGATCGGGACGGGTGA
- a CDS encoding DUF5658 family protein — translation MRGTPLTSVDRSRGIGDRLGLAADDRVVEGALWAVVVASVTLDVYTTWLGLSIGLSEGNPVMRWAIGGLGIAALGAAKLLVVCGAGALRTLRPRYGTTIALGLALPWTVTVLVNAVALATV, via the coding sequence ATGCGCGGCACACCACTGACGAGTGTAGACAGATCGCGGGGGATCGGCGACCGGCTCGGCCTCGCGGCCGACGACCGGGTCGTCGAGGGAGCGCTGTGGGCAGTCGTCGTCGCGTCGGTGACACTCGACGTGTACACCACGTGGCTTGGGCTGTCGATCGGGCTCTCCGAGGGCAACCCGGTGATGCGCTGGGCCATCGGCGGCCTGGGGATCGCCGCGCTCGGCGCGGCGAAGCTCCTGGTCGTCTGCGGCGCCGGCGCGCTCCGGACGCTCCGCCCCCGATACGGGACGACCATCGCACTGGGGCTCGCGCTCCCGTGGACGGTGACCGTCCTCGTCAACGCGGTCGCACTCGCGACCGTCTGA
- a CDS encoding outer membrane protein assembly factor BamB family protein, with translation MVRGADDDGGGPERSRRRVLRQGLAVGAGALSGCSLFGDAPDDGASVTPAPADDAATDAPVETTTGRSGPRDATERTPTGATPTETRTVTPAPAGGWPVVQADDAHTGWLPDGAGTDFGVGTPVEPAWSADLDGAVRGSVTVVGASVYVGSEAGTVTALSVSGPGSSGGGDPRSPAEGTAVRWTHEAGAAVRATPTVADGVVYCGDESGALTALEASDGRERWSFAVAGDRAGPSAVRSGPVVADGVAYVGATDGRVYAVDAADGSERWRYDAGGFLGVVAPVALADGRVFAGSYAGRLHAVDADTGREAWHYVGPEGIRTWSGPTVARGVVYAGASPGGIAAVDAFDGTERWYRETDGPVFSSPAVADGRVYVGSDGGSVLALDTADGSERWRHEADGPVKSSPVVVDGRVHVGSDGGSVLALDADDGSERWRVALDGRVTCSPAVVDGRVFVGDAAGTVYALGAAER, from the coding sequence ATGGTTCGGGGTGCGGACGACGACGGGGGCGGTCCCGAGCGGTCGCGCCGGCGAGTGCTCCGACAGGGGCTCGCGGTCGGTGCGGGCGCGCTGAGCGGCTGTTCCCTCTTCGGAGACGCGCCCGACGACGGGGCGAGCGTCACGCCCGCTCCGGCCGACGACGCGGCGACCGACGCTCCCGTCGAGACGACAACGGGGCGAAGCGGTCCGCGGGACGCGACCGAGCGGACACCGACGGGGGCGACGCCGACGGAGACGCGAACGGTGACGCCCGCGCCGGCGGGCGGGTGGCCGGTGGTCCAGGCCGACGACGCACACACGGGATGGCTGCCCGACGGGGCAGGCACCGACTTCGGAGTGGGAACGCCGGTCGAGCCCGCGTGGTCGGCCGATCTCGACGGCGCGGTCCGGGGGTCGGTCACGGTGGTCGGGGCGAGCGTGTACGTCGGGAGCGAAGCGGGGACGGTGACCGCGCTGTCCGTATCGGGGCCCGGATCGTCGGGGGGCGGCGACCCGCGCTCACCGGCCGAGGGGACCGCGGTGCGCTGGACCCACGAGGCCGGGGCCGCGGTGCGCGCGACCCCGACGGTCGCCGACGGCGTCGTCTACTGCGGCGACGAGAGCGGGGCGCTGACGGCGCTGGAGGCGAGCGACGGGCGCGAGCGGTGGTCGTTCGCGGTCGCGGGCGACCGCGCCGGCCCCTCGGCGGTGCGGAGCGGGCCGGTCGTCGCGGACGGGGTCGCCTACGTCGGCGCGACGGACGGCCGGGTCTACGCCGTCGACGCCGCCGACGGGAGCGAGCGCTGGCGGTACGACGCGGGCGGCTTCCTCGGCGTCGTCGCGCCGGTCGCGCTGGCGGACGGACGGGTGTTCGCCGGGAGTTACGCCGGGCGTCTCCACGCCGTGGACGCCGACACCGGGCGGGAGGCGTGGCACTACGTCGGACCGGAGGGGATCCGGACGTGGTCCGGGCCGACCGTCGCCCGCGGCGTCGTCTACGCGGGGGCCAGCCCGGGCGGTATCGCCGCCGTCGACGCGTTCGACGGAACCGAGCGCTGGTACCGGGAGACCGACGGCCCCGTCTTCTCCTCGCCCGCCGTCGCGGACGGCCGCGTCTACGTCGGGTCCGACGGTGGATCGGTGCTGGCGCTCGACACCGCCGACGGGAGCGAGCGCTGGCGTCACGAAGCCGACGGCCCCGTGAAGTCCTCGCCGGTGGTCGTCGACGGCCGCGTCCACGTCGGGTCCGACGGTGGATCGGTGCTGGCACTCGACGCGGACGACGGGAGCGAGCGCTGGCGAGTCGCCCTCGACGGTCGCGTGACGTGCTCGCCGGCGGTCGTCGACGGCCGCGTCTTCGTCGGCGACGCGGCGGGGACCGTCTACGCCCTCGGCGCGGCCGAGCGCTGA